The window TCGCGGCTGGGGCTTTGGCGGTGTTCACCACGGAGTCATCGATCACGTCCAGCTTCGCGACTGAGCCTTTGGAGGTGTTCACCGGTGATCCGTGGTCGATCATTTATAAATGAACAACTGAACCTTTGGAAGCGGTCACGCGCCCGAAACCCACGCTCTCCTCAGACACTCGATCCGGCACCGAAGGTACAAACCGCTCGTCCCCCAACGGTGCCACATGACACCGTCACTCGCGGATGAGCCGGTCGAACACGCGGAAGAGGGGGCCGAGCCGCTGACCGACGACGAGTACGCCGAGTACCTCGCCGAGCTCGGGGACGCGTGGGAGGTCGTCGACGACCACCACCTGGAGGCGTCCTACGAGTTCGACGACTTCGCGACAGCGCTGGCGTTCACCAACGACGTCGGCGAGCTCGCCGAGGAGGAGTGGCACCACCCGGACCTGCACCTGTCGTGGGGCGAGGTCGGCGTCGAGATGTGGAGCCACGACATCGACGGGCTCCACGAGTCCGACTTCGTGATGGCCGCGCGCATGGACCGGATCTACGACGAGTACGGGGACGACTGACGCGTCCGGCTTCCCGACGCGCTCGCCCGTCCGTCATCCGTCCGCCACGGAGCCGAGGCGGCAACGGAGCCGAGGCGGCAACGGACGGGTTTAAAACCCTCCCAGCGAAAGTCAGGGTAATGAGCGCGAACGTCTTCCTGGTCCCGATCGACCCGGAGAACTTCGATCGAACGGTCCGGTCCGCGGTCGACCTCACCGAGTACGACGACCGGCCGGATCAGCTCGCCGACCTCGACGAGGCCCGCCTGTGGGCCGTCGACGACGAGAGCGGCAACGGCTCCACCTTCGAGCGGATGGAGGAGGGCGACCTCCTGCTGTTCTACCACGACGGGGAGTACGTCGCAACCGGGCGCGTCGGGACGACCTTCGAAGACGAGGACCGCTGGGCCTCCAGCACGTTCTGGACCGCGTTCCCGACGACCCGCGTGTACACGGTCACCGACTTCGCGGCGGTCTCCGCGCCGA is drawn from Halorubrum sp. CBA1229 and contains these coding sequences:
- a CDS encoding 4a-hydroxytetrahydrobiopterin dehydratase; the protein is MTPSLADEPVEHAEEGAEPLTDDEYAEYLAELGDAWEVVDDHHLEASYEFDDFATALAFTNDVGELAEEEWHHPDLHLSWGEVGVEMWSHDIDGLHESDFVMAARMDRIYDEYGDD